The Ancylobacter sp. SL191 nucleotide sequence GCCAGACCCAGACCGGCGAGGTGGAATCGAAGGGCCTTGAGATCACCGGCAAGGCGGAAATCCTGCCCGGCCTCAATGTGATGATCTCCTACGCCTATACCGACGCCGTGGTGACCCAGAGCAATGTCGCCGGCGTCGAGGGCAAGGCTCCCGTGGGCGTGCCGCGCAACGCCGCCTCGGCCTGGGCCGACTACACCTGGAGCACCGGCACGCTGAAGGGCCTGACCGTGGGCGGCGGCGCGCGCTATGTCGGCGAGACCTATGGCGACCAGACCAACACGGCGGCGATGATCGTGCCGGATCGCGTGCTGTTCGACGCCGCCGTGCATTACGACTTCGGCGGCAAGCCGGGCGGGGACGATGGCTGGCGCCTGTCGGTCACCGCCACCAACCTTGCGGACAAGTACTACGTCTCAGCCTGCGCCTCGGCCTACCAGTGCTTCATCGGGACCGGCCGCACCGTGCTCGCCACCCTCGCCTATCACTGGTGAGGGCGGCGTGGGCCTCGCCTTCATGGAACCACCTCCCTACCACCGGGTTGCCCTGCGGAGCACCGGAACGGGAGGGGGTCATGGCGCGCTGGAAATGGATCGTTCAGCAGATCACGCGGCGCCTCTGGTTCCGCGCGACCCTGATCGGCATGGTCGGCATCCTGACCGCGGGGCTCGCCGCCATCGCCGAACGCTACATCCCCTGGGAGCTGCCGGGATCCATTGGCGCTGACGCCGTGGACAGCATCCTCGACATCATCGCCTCCTCCATGCTGGCCGTCACCACCTTCTCGCTGAGCGTGATGACCACCGCCTATGGTTCGGCCACCAGCAATGTCACGCCGCGCGCCACCCGCCTGCTGATGGAAGACCGCACCGCGCAAAACGTGCTTTCCACCTTCATCGGCTCCTTCCTGTTCAGCATTGTCGGCATCGTCGTGCTGAAAGCCGGCGCCTATGGCGAACGCGGGCGCGTCGTCCTGTTCATCGTCACCATCGGCGTCATCGCCCTGATCGTGGTCTCGCTGCTGCGCTGGATCGATCATCTCACCCATTTCGGCCGTGTCGGCGAGACCACCGACCGCGTCGAGCGGGCGACCCGGGAGGCCCTCGACGCCCGGCTCGCCGCGCCCGGCCTTGGCGGCACGCCGCAGCACGGGGCGGAGCATGCGATACCGCATAAGGCGGCGCCCGTGCCGGCGCGCGCCATCGGCTATGTCCAGTTCGTCGATGTCGGCGCGCTGGCAAGCCTTGCCGAGGCATATGACGCGGACATTCATGTCGCCGCCCTGCCCGGCAGCTTCGTCTATCTGGACTCTCCCCTCGCCTGGATCGCCCCGCCTCGGCTGGCAGCATGCGAGCCGGAGGAAAAGCAGGAGGACGAGGACGAAGCGGTTCCCACGCAGGTGCGCGAAGCCTTCTCCATCGGTAGCGAACGCAGCTTTGACCAGGATCCACGCTTCGGCCTCGCGGTCATGAGCGAGATCGCCTCACGCGCTCTCTCGCCGGGCGTGAACGATCCCGGCACGGCCATTGATGTCATCGGCCGAACCACGCGCCTGCTCTGCCGGTGGGCGGATGGCCAAGCACCGCAAGAGCCGCGCTGGCCGCGCGTGCACGTGCCGGTCCTCGCCGCCGATGACCTGTTCGAGGATGGCTTCATGCTGATCGCCCGCGACGGCGCCGGGCTGATCGAGGTCCAGCTTCGCCTGCGCAAGGCGCTCATGGCGCTGGAGCGCATGGGCGATGCGAGCTTCCGCGCGGCGGCCCGGCATCAGGCGGAGCTGGCGCTCGCCCGCGCGCAGACGGCGCTGTCGCTGGAGGCGGACCGCCAGCGGCTCGCCGATCTCGCCGCTGGCAGCCGCTGAGCCTCAGCCGGCCGTATCGGTCAGCGACGTCCGCGCTTCGCGCTGCGCCGCACGCAGGAAGGCGGCGAGGAAGATGACGCTCATCACCAGCACGATGGTCGGCGCGGGGGCGCTGTCGAGGAAGAAGGACAGATAGACCCCGGTGAGCGCTCCTCCCACAGCCACCGCCAGCGCGGTCAGCAGCATCGCCCCGAAGCGGCGCGTCAGCAGGAAGGCGATGGCGCCCGGCGCGATGAGCAGGGCGATGGCGAGGATCAGTCCCACCGCCTTGAGCGCGCCGACAATGGTCAGCGAGACGAGGCAGAGCAGCCCGTAATGCAACCAGCCGACCGGCAGCCCGATGGCGCGCGCCTGCGCCGGATCGAAGGCGTGCAGCAGGAAGTCCTTCCACTTCACCCCGATCACCAGCGCCACCAGCGCGGCGATCACGCCGGTCTCGATAATGTCCGCCAGCGAAATGCCCAGCATGTCGCCGAACAATATGTGGTCGAGATGCACCTCGGACTGGATCTTCACATAGAGCACCAGCCCGGCGCCGAACATGCCGGCGAAGACGATGCCCATCACCGTGTCCTGCTTGATGCGGCTATTGTCCTTGAGATAGCCGGTCGCCACCGCGCAGAACATGCCGGCGATGAAGGCGCCGATGGCGAGCGGGATGCCGGCGATATAGGCCAGCACCACGCCGGGAAACACCGCGTGCGAGATGGCGTCGCCCATGAGCGACCAGCCCTTCAGCACCAGAAAGCAGGAGAGCAGCGCCATCGGCACCGCCACCAGCGCGGAGATCACCAGTGCCTTGACCATGAAATCGAACTGGAAGGGCGCGGCAAGCGTCGCCAGAAGGTCAATGCTCACGACGCCACCTCCCCCTCGCGCAGCGCCTGCGCCGCCCGCCGGCGGGCGGCGAGCAGGCCATGCTTGGGCGCGAAGACGAAGGCGGCGAGGAACAGCGCGGTTTGCAGCACCACGATGATGCCGCCCGTCGCCCCGTCGAGAAAATAGCTGATATAGGCGCCAACAAAGCTCGTCACCGCGCCGATGGCCACCGCCAGCACGAGCAGGCGCGGGAAGCGGTCGGTCAGCAGATAGGCGGTCGCGCCGGGCGTCACCACGAGGCAGATGACGAGGAAGGCGCCCACCGTCTGCAACGCCGCCACCGTCGAGGCCGACAGCAAGGTGAAGAACATCACCTTGAGCGCCGTCGCCTTCAGCCCGATGGAGCGCGCATGCGCCTCGTCGAAGAACACCGCGACGAGATCCTTCCAGGTCGCCAGCAGCAGCACCAGCGATACGCCGCCGATGATGACGAGCTGGAGCGTATCCTCCGGCGTGATCGCCAGGATGTTGCCGAGCACGATGGTCTGGATGTTCACCGAGGTCGGCGACAGCGAGACCATGAACAGGCCGAGCGCGAAGAAGGACGAGAAGATCAGCCCGATCACCGCATCCTCGCGCAGCTTGGTGCGCTGGCTGAGGAACAGCATCGCCGCCGCCGCAAGGCCGCCGGAGAAGAAGGCGCCGAGGGCGAAGGGCAGGCCGAGCATATAGGCACCGGCGACGCCCGGCACGATGGCGTGCGAGAGCGCGTCGCCGATCAGCGACCAGCCTTTGAGCATGAGGTAGCAGGACAGGAACGCGCACACCGCCCCGACCAGCGCCGAGACCCACATGGCATTGCGCATATATTCATAGGAGAACGGCTCGGCGAGCAGCGCCATCATGGCGTCTTCCCCGGCCTGGGCCCCGCGCCGTCACGGTTCTTGTGCTCCATCGCGCCATCCTCGCCATAGAACACCAGCGGGCGTTCATCGTCGGTCAGCACGGCGAGGCGGCGGCGGTCGTCATCATCGTGCAGCCCGGCCCCGCCCAGCACGAAATGGCGCAGCACGCCGCCGAAGGTCTTCTCCAGATTGGCCTGGGTGAACACCGTGGCCGTCGGCCCGTGGGTGAGCACCGTGCCCTTGATGAGCACCGTGCGGTCGCAGAATTCCGGCACACTGCCGAGATTGTGGGTCGAGACCAGCATCACCCGCCCCTCGTCGCGCAGCGCCCGCAGCAGCGCGATGATGGTCTCCTCGGTGGTCACGTCGACGCCGGTGAAGGGCTCGTCGAGCAGGATCACGCGGGCATCCTGCGCCAGCGCGCGGGCGAGAAACACGCGCTTCTTCTGCCCGCCGGAGAGCTCGCCGATCTGCCGCTTGCGCAACGCTTCCATGCCGACGCGGGCGAGCGCGGTATCCACCGCCGCCCGGTCGGCGGCGCGGGGAATGCGCAGGAAGCCCATATGGCCGTAGCGCCCCATCATCACCACGTCCTCGACGAGGACGGGGAAGTTCCAGTCGACTTCCTCGGCCTGCGGCACATAGGCGACGAGGTTGGATTTCAGCGCCTCGCTCACGCTGCCGCCGAGGATGGTGATCTCGCCGGCGGCGACGGGCACGAAGCCCATGATGGCCTTGAACAGCGTCGACTTGCCCGAACCGTTCACCCCGACCAGCGCGGTGATGGTGCCGGCGGGAATGGCGAAGCTCGCCGCCCGCAGCGCCGTGTGGCCATTGCGATAGGTGACGGTGACGTCCCGCACGCGAAGCCCGGCATCCTCGGCCCTGGCGAGGGGGCTGACAGCCCCCGCTTCCATCTTCATTGGGAAACCCCGTCCGCAAGTCCCTTGGCAATCGTCGCGGATGTTACGCGCAGAAGGTCGAGATAGGTCGGCACCGGTCCATCCGCCTCGCTCAAGGAATCGACATAGAGCACGCCGCCATAATGCGCCCCGGTCTCACGCGCGACCTGCCGCGCCGGCTTGTCGGAGACGGTGCTTTCGCTGAACACGGCGGGGATCTTGTTCGCGCGCACCGCGTCGATCACCCGGCGCACCTGCTGCGGGGTGCCCTGCTGGTCGGCATTGATCGGCCAGAGATAGAGCTCCTTCAGCCCGTAATCGCGGGCGAGATAGGAAAACGCCCCCTCGCTCGTCACCAGCCAGCGCTTCTCCACCGGGATGGTGTCGAGCTGCGCGCGGATCGGCGCGGCGGCCTGCGCGATCGTCGCCTTATAGGCGGCGGCGTTGGCCGTGTAGGTGTCGGCATTGGCGGGGTCGTACTTCACCAGCGCGTCGCGGATGTTGTCGACATAGCGGGCGGCATTGTCCGGCGACATCCAGGCATGCGGGTTGGGCTTGCCGCTATAGGGCCCCTCGCTGATGCTCATGGGCTCGATACCATCCGAGACGACGACGCTCGGCACGCCCTTCAGGTTCTGGAAGAAGCGCTGGAACCAGGTTTCGAGATTGAGCCCGTTCCACAGGATGAGCTGCGCGCCCTGCGCGCGCTGGAGATCGCCCGGCGTCGGGGCGTAATTGTGGATCTCGGCGCCCGGCTTGGTGATCGATTCCACCACCGCCGCGTCGCCCGCCACGTTGCGGGCCATGTCGGCGATGATGGTGAAGGTCGTCACCACCTTGAATTTCGGGGCTCCCGCGTCCTGCGCGCGCGCCGCATCGGCGCCGAGCGCCCAGCCGCTCAGCACCAGACCTCCGGCCGCCATCAACGCCAGAACGCGCCGCCGGCTGCGCCCTGCCGGTCGCCCCACCTCACCCTGCGCTTCGCGTGCGATCATCACCACCCTGCTCCTGCGAATGAGTTGCAAGAGCACTCTACGCGAACCGACCCAAGACGCAATTGCGAATTAATTGCAATTGCGTGATCGAATGGCCACGCAGATGGGGAGGCGCCGACATAAGAATGCATCGCAGCGGTATAATATTCATCCAATCGCGCTGACGAACAGCGTTAGGATTACGTGGCTTGGCTTCATGATCCCGCCGCCGCGCTCCAAGCATCAAGGTCGACCATGCAGGGGATTCCCGCGTTGACGACATTATCGCCGCAGATAATCTACGAAGACGATGACATGGCCCTGCTTTGGCACCCGCACGCAGAGGCCGCCGGGCTGATCATAACATTCACGCCGCTGATGAAGGTAGCGCCGAGCCCGCTGGTCGGCTGGGGACAGTCGGTGGTGCCGCGGTTTGGCGCCTCCGGCTTGTACTTCGTCTCGAAGTGGAACCATTGGTGGCAGGTGCCGGGCCTGCCGCAGGCTTTACGGATCGCCGTCGAGCGGGCGCGCGACTTTGACCGCGTGACCACCTACGGCACCAGCATGGGCGGCTACGGCGCGCTCAGCTTCTCGGGCGCCCTCGGTGCGACCACCATCCTGTCCATGTCGCCGCAATTCTCGATCGACCGGCGCAAGGTGCCGTTCGAGCGCCGCTGGCAACATCACGCGCGCAAGCTCGGCTTCGAGCATGACAGCCTGAACGAAGGGCTGGCCGCGGATGCGCGGATCATCATGGTTTACGACTCGATGAACGACGATGCCAAGCATGCGGCACTCGTCGATGCGCCGGCGGCCCACCATCTGCGCATCCCGTTTATCGGCCACGGCACGCCGGACTACCTCAGCAGGATCGGAACCCTGAAGACATTGCTCCGCGCCGCCATAGACGGCACTGACCCGGAAATCTTGCTCACCAAGGAGTCACGGCGTGAGGAGGCCCATTACTGGAAGAACCTCGCCGAGGCGGCCTACCGCCGGGGTCGCCGACCACTCGCAGCGCGCCTGTATGAGCGCGCGCACGCGTTGAGTCCGCGCAGCTTCGGCATTGCCTACCGCACGGCACGCCTTCTGGAACTCAATGGCGAGCGCGAAGCGGCAGGGCTTCAGTACCTTGCCGCCTCACGCCTGCACAGAACCGAGCCGAGCTGCCGGGTGCGGGCCCTGCGCAACCTTTACATCAGCCTGCGGCGCCACGCGGCCGCAGGCGAGTTGGCCGACGCGGAACGGCTGCTCGCTTTGGCCGGCGAAATCGAGACCGATGCCGATCAGCTGGCGCGCTATCGGCGCTTCATCGCGCGTCAGCGGGCCCATGCGGCTTAAGCTCCTTGCCGCGCTACTCCTTGGCACGCTCGCCATCAGCGGAGCCAATGCCGAACGGGCGGCTACGGTCCCGGAACCGCGCGATGCGCGATGGCTGTCACTTGCGAGGGCACGCGGAGAGGCGCTCGACCGGCACACCGGAAAGATCGTCATACTCGGCGACTCTCTCGCCGCGCGCTTCCCCCGTGAGGTCCAGCGCGATGCCTTCGGGGAGAGTTTCATCAATCTTGGCATCAGCGGCGACCGGACGGACAACCTGCTCGCGCGCCTGCCGCTCTACGATTTAGCCAGGGCGCAGCCGCGCGTGGTTATCCTCATCGTCGGTACCAACAATTTGCGCGTCGATGACACGCCGGAGGAGATCGTGGCGGGAATTCTCGCCGCCGTGGACACGGTCCGTCGCCAGACCCCCGCCCCCCTCATCGTGTCGGAAATTCTGCCGCGCGGGCGCGACCTTGCGTTCCGAGCGGACGAAATTGCCGCCATCAATGCTCGGCTGACTGAAGCGGCTGGCGCACGGGGATTCATTCTCCTGCACGCAAATGCGCCGATCGCGGCGGCGGCGGGAAACCAAGGCAGGGGCGCCATCTTCGTGGACACCGTCCATCTGACGCCGCAGGGCTACCGCGTGCTGGCCGATGAGATCCGCGCGGTGATGCCTCGCGGCGGCGCCAACCCGCCAGTCGACACGCCGACGCCGTAAGCCGGCCGCCTCACTTCCACAGGTCCAGGAAGCGCTCCCCGGCAGCCTCGAGGCTGGGATAAGGATCGCCGGCCGGATCGGCGGGCGGCACGATCACCGTCGTCTCCTGACAGCCGGCGAGATACCAGCGATGCGCCTCGCCGGTCGCCTTGTCGGTGGCCAGCTGGGTGAAGATGCCATCCTTCTGCTCGATCGGCCCGAGGATCAGCCCGGGCGTCACCTCACCCTTGAGTTCATAGGGAGGAGAGCAGTACTCGGCGCGGAAATAGTCCTCCGCAAGTTCCGGCGCGGCCTTGCCGAGCTTCTTGTTGACCCAGTCCTCACGCTTCCAGTTCTCCCAGCGGGTCTGGCCGAATTCGCGGGTCCAGTAGGTCCGCTCCATCTGCCCGCTGCGTCCCGGCGCAAGGCCTGCCCGGTCCGCCTGCGAATAGGGGTGGGAGATGATGGCATTCAGCTTTTGCCCGTTGGTGAAAGTAAAGTCACCGCGCGTCCACAGCGCGAGGATGCGGTTGGGATAGGCGGCGGGGCACGGATCGCCCGGCCGGGACAGGTCGAGCAACTGGCCCCGCTTCTCGAACACCTTGAAGCCGACCTCGCCATTGGCGAGATTGCGGTAATCGGCCAGCACCCAGTTGCGGTAATAGCGCTCGGAGGAGGCGGGATCGGCGTCGCAGCTCGGCGTCACGCCGCCACCATAACGGCCGCCCTCCGCCCCGCGCGTCCACATGCCCATGATGAACGCGTAGCGGTCATCGAACCAGCGGACCGAGAGATAGGCCGTCACCCATGGATCGCCGCTCACGCAGGGCTTCCGGTCGATGGTGACGAAGCCGACCACGCGCTCGCGATTGTTGCGTGTGAACGGCACGTTGTCGCGGAAGGTCTGGCGCGCGTCGCATCTCAGGGGCACACCGGCCGCCGCGAGATGGTAGGGAACCCGCTCGCCCTCGCGAATGTCGCGGTGCTCGGTGCAGCGCGGATCACCCGGCGCGACGCCCGGCCTCACCGCGCCCGTCGCGTCGAGGCAGACGTCCTGGATCATGTAGTCGCGCATGTCGACAGGCTCGGCCCGCGCCGGCAGGGCCGCGCCGAGGGCAAGCGCAATCAGGCCCGCGCGCCCGAGGCTCAAAACAGCCCCTCGGGAATGTCGTCGAGGCACAGGCTCCAGCGGTCCGTCCGGGGCAACTGCGGCTCAAGCCAAGCGTGATACTCATAGCCGAGCGCGAGCGCGAGGCGCGCATAGTTGAAACGCAGCGCGTAGCTGCCATCCATGATCGGCAGCAATTCGACGACGCGCGTTCCTTCGCGGCAGAACATCAGATGCGAGAGCCCCGCACCATGCGGCGCCACGATGGTTGTCGCCCGCGACGCCAGCGCGATCTGCTGCCAGAGCGGCATCTGCGACATGAGCACGATGCCATAGTCGCGCTGTCGAAGGGTCGCCTCGACCTCGGCCTCGTTGGCGAGAGGCCGGCGGGCGCTGTCGCGGCGGGAAATATAGATCCGCTCGGGACAGGAAAAGCCGGCCGCCGCCGCCATCTCGCTGGCACGGGCAGCCATGCGCTCGAACAGGCCGCCGGTCAGCCGCCAGTGTCGCAGCCCTGCGAGCCCGACCGAGGGGACGACAAGCCGGCGCACGAAAACGGTGCCGGAGATCGGGACGACAACGGTGTCGGACAGGCCCGCGAACTCCATGCTCTCGCGCTCGAAGTGCGGACCATGCGCGCCGATCAGCACCGGCAGGTTCTGCTGCGGTCCGAGCAAAGCGAGATGCGGGAGGATGTCGACCAGCCAGTGATAGATGCCACGCGTTCCGCGCAGGGCCGGCAGTGCCACATCGAAATTGGGACATGCGGCGCGATCAACGCGCAGCATGGGACGCCCCGTCGTCACGACAATGGAGCCGTCCTCGGTCCATATCTGGCCGGTCGGATCGACGAAGACATTATGGTACTCGCTCACGCCCGGTTCATGAGGCTCGGTCAGTCGGCGCAGGAAGCGATCCCGCGCAAGACTGAGGCCGGCCACGTGCTTGGGATCGACCGCGCTGGAGCCGGTGATGGCGACGCGTCCCAGCGCGCGGTCGGCGAGTCCCGGCGGGGGCTGGAAAGCAAAACTGGACTGCAGCGGCTCGACTTCCGGCCCTTCCAGCGTGCGGAGCGCATCGCGGATGGTGTCAGCCAAGGCCCCGTCATGGCGGGCATAGGCGAGCACCTTGCGGGCCTGCTGCCCGTAG carries:
- a CDS encoding glycosyltransferase family 61 protein — its product is MARKQSVKNVLAHAADRRWGDVLTDTADVEALANRPALIPVRIEAALEAGDDTELARTLDVAERLPLRPELRYAAIRPLLKFGRPADAWRVLSTKDSVTAHHRYGQQARKVLAYARHDGALADTIRDALRTLEGPEVEPLQSSFAFQPPPGLADRALGRVAITGSSAVDPKHVAGLSLARDRFLRRLTEPHEPGVSEYHNVFVDPTGQIWTEDGSIVVTTGRPMLRVDRAACPNFDVALPALRGTRGIYHWLVDILPHLALLGPQQNLPVLIGAHGPHFERESMEFAGLSDTVVVPISGTVFVRRLVVPSVGLAGLRHWRLTGGLFERMAARASEMAAAAGFSCPERIYISRRDSARRPLANEAEVEATLRQRDYGIVLMSQMPLWQQIALASRATTIVAPHGAGLSHLMFCREGTRVVELLPIMDGSYALRFNYARLALALGYEYHAWLEPQLPRTDRWSLCLDDIPEGLF
- a CDS encoding GDSL-type esterase/lipase family protein — translated: MRLKLLAALLLGTLAISGANAERAATVPEPRDARWLSLARARGEALDRHTGKIVILGDSLAARFPREVQRDAFGESFINLGISGDRTDNLLARLPLYDLARAQPRVVILIVGTNNLRVDDTPEEIVAGILAAVDTVRRQTPAPLIVSEILPRGRDLAFRADEIAAINARLTEAAGARGFILLHANAPIAAAAGNQGRGAIFVDTVHLTPQGYRVLADEIRAVMPRGGANPPVDTPTP
- a CDS encoding DUF2254 domain-containing protein — protein: MARWKWIVQQITRRLWFRATLIGMVGILTAGLAAIAERYIPWELPGSIGADAVDSILDIIASSMLAVTTFSLSVMTTAYGSATSNVTPRATRLLMEDRTAQNVLSTFIGSFLFSIVGIVVLKAGAYGERGRVVLFIVTIGVIALIVVSLLRWIDHLTHFGRVGETTDRVERATREALDARLAAPGLGGTPQHGAEHAIPHKAAPVPARAIGYVQFVDVGALASLAEAYDADIHVAALPGSFVYLDSPLAWIAPPRLAACEPEEKQEDEDEAVPTQVREAFSIGSERSFDQDPRFGLAVMSEIASRALSPGVNDPGTAIDVIGRTTRLLCRWADGQAPQEPRWPRVHVPVLAADDLFEDGFMLIARDGAGLIEVQLRLRKALMALERMGDASFRAAARHQAELALARAQTALSLEADRQRLADLAAGSR
- a CDS encoding tetratricopeptide repeat protein; the protein is MALLWHPHAEAAGLIITFTPLMKVAPSPLVGWGQSVVPRFGASGLYFVSKWNHWWQVPGLPQALRIAVERARDFDRVTTYGTSMGGYGALSFSGALGATTILSMSPQFSIDRRKVPFERRWQHHARKLGFEHDSLNEGLAADARIIMVYDSMNDDAKHAALVDAPAAHHLRIPFIGHGTPDYLSRIGTLKTLLRAAIDGTDPEILLTKESRREEAHYWKNLAEAAYRRGRRPLAARLYERAHALSPRSFGIAYRTARLLELNGEREAAGLQYLAASRLHRTEPSCRVRALRNLYISLRRHAAAGELADAERLLALAGEIETDADQLARYRRFIARQRAHAA
- a CDS encoding metal ABC transporter substrate-binding protein; this translates as MIAREAQGEVGRPAGRSRRRVLALMAAGGLVLSGWALGADAARAQDAGAPKFKVVTTFTIIADMARNVAGDAAVVESITKPGAEIHNYAPTPGDLQRAQGAQLILWNGLNLETWFQRFFQNLKGVPSVVVSDGIEPMSISEGPYSGKPNPHAWMSPDNAARYVDNIRDALVKYDPANADTYTANAAAYKATIAQAAAPIRAQLDTIPVEKRWLVTSEGAFSYLARDYGLKELYLWPINADQQGTPQQVRRVIDAVRANKIPAVFSESTVSDKPARQVARETGAHYGGVLYVDSLSEADGPVPTYLDLLRVTSATIAKGLADGVSQ
- a CDS encoding metal ABC transporter permease: MDLLATLAAPFQFDFMVKALVISALVAVPMALLSCFLVLKGWSLMGDAISHAVFPGVVLAYIAGIPLAIGAFIAGMFCAVATGYLKDNSRIKQDTVMGIVFAGMFGAGLVLYVKIQSEVHLDHILFGDMLGISLADIIETGVIAALVALVIGVKWKDFLLHAFDPAQARAIGLPVGWLHYGLLCLVSLTIVGALKAVGLILAIALLIAPGAIAFLLTRRFGAMLLTALAVAVGGALTGVYLSFFLDSAPAPTIVLVMSVIFLAAFLRAAQREARTSLTDTAG
- a CDS encoding manganese/iron ABC transporter ATP-binding protein — its product is MEAGAVSPLARAEDAGLRVRDVTVTYRNGHTALRAASFAIPAGTITALVGVNGSGKSTLFKAIMGFVPVAAGEITILGGSVSEALKSNLVAYVPQAEEVDWNFPVLVEDVVMMGRYGHMGFLRIPRAADRAAVDTALARVGMEALRKRQIGELSGGQKKRVFLARALAQDARVILLDEPFTGVDVTTEETIIALLRALRDEGRVMLVSTHNLGSVPEFCDRTVLIKGTVLTHGPTATVFTQANLEKTFGGVLRHFVLGGAGLHDDDDRRRLAVLTDDERPLVFYGEDGAMEHKNRDGAGPRPGKTP
- a CDS encoding metal ABC transporter permease encodes the protein MMALLAEPFSYEYMRNAMWVSALVGAVCAFLSCYLMLKGWSLIGDALSHAIVPGVAGAYMLGLPFALGAFFSGGLAAAAMLFLSQRTKLREDAVIGLIFSSFFALGLFMVSLSPTSVNIQTIVLGNILAITPEDTLQLVIIGGVSLVLLLATWKDLVAVFFDEAHARSIGLKATALKVMFFTLLSASTVAALQTVGAFLVICLVVTPGATAYLLTDRFPRLLVLAVAIGAVTSFVGAYISYFLDGATGGIIVVLQTALFLAAFVFAPKHGLLAARRRAAQALREGEVAS